The Streptomyces tendae genome has a window encoding:
- the rpoB gene encoding DNA-directed RNA polymerase subunit beta — translation MAASRNASTANTNNGASTAPLRISFAKIKEPLEVPNLLALQTESFDWLLGNDAWKARVEEALENGHDVPTKSGLEEIFEEISPIEDFSGSMSLTFRDHRFEPPKNSIDECKDRDFTYAAPLFVTAEFTNNETGEIKSQTVFMGDFPLMTNKGTFVINGTERVVVSQLVRSPGVYFDSSIDKTSDKDIFSAKIIPSRGAWLEMEIDKRDMVGVRIDRKRKQSVTVLLKALGWTTEQILEEFGEYESMRATLEKDHTQGQDDALLDIYRKLRPGEPPTREAAQTLLENLYFNPKRYDLAKVGRYKVNKKLGGDQPLDAGVLTTDDIIATIKYLVKLHAGETETVGESGRSIIVETDDIDHFGNRRIRNVGELIQNQVRTGLARMERVVRERMTTQDVEAITPQTLINIRPVVASIKEFFGTSQLSQFMDQNNPLSGLTHKRRLNALGPGGLSRERAGFEVRDVHPSHYGRMCPIETPEGPNIGLIGSLASYGRINPFGFIETPYRKVVDGQVTDEVDYLTADEEDRFVIAQANAPLSDDMRFVENRILVRRRGGEVDYVPGDEVDYMDVSPRQMVSVATAMIPFLEHDDANRALMGANMMRQAVPLIKSEAPLVGTGMEYRSAVDAGDVVKAEKAGVVQEVSADYITTTNDDGTYITYRLAKFSRSNQGTSVNQKVIVSEGDRIVEGQVLADGPATENGEMALGKNLLVAFMPWEGHNYEDAIILSQRLVQDDVLSSIHIEEHEVDARDTKLGPEEITRDIPNVSEEVLADLDERGIIRIGAEVVAGDILVGKVTPKGETELTPEERLLRAIFGEKAREVRDTSLKVPHGEIGKVIGVRVFDREEGDELPPGVNQLVRVYVAQKRKITDGDKLAGRHGNKGVISKILPIEDMPFLEDGTPVDIILNPLGVPSRMNPGQVLEIHLGWLASRGWDVSGLAEEWAERLQVIGADKVEPGTNVATPVFDGAREDELAGLLQHTIPNRDGERMVLPTGKARLYDGRSGEPFPEPISVGYMYILKLHHLVDDKLHARSTGPYSMITQQPLGGKAQFGGQRFGEMEVWALEAYGAAYALQELLTIKSDDVTGRVKVYEAIVKGENIPEPGIPESFKVLIKEMQSLCLNVEVLSSDGMSIEMRDTDEDVFRAAEELGIDLSRREPSSVEEV, via the coding sequence TTGGCCGCCTCGCGCAACGCCTCGACCGCGAATACGAACAACGGCGCCAGCACCGCCCCGCTGCGCATCTCCTTTGCAAAGATCAAGGAGCCCCTCGAGGTTCCGAACCTTCTCGCGCTGCAGACCGAGAGCTTTGACTGGCTGCTCGGCAACGACGCCTGGAAGGCTCGCGTCGAGGAGGCTCTCGAGAACGGGCACGACGTCCCCACCAAGTCCGGTCTGGAGGAGATCTTCGAAGAGATCTCCCCGATCGAGGACTTCTCCGGGTCGATGTCGCTGACCTTCCGCGACCACCGCTTCGAGCCGCCGAAGAACTCCATCGACGAGTGCAAGGACCGCGACTTCACGTACGCCGCCCCGCTCTTCGTCACGGCCGAGTTCACCAACAACGAGACCGGCGAGATCAAGTCCCAGACCGTCTTCATGGGCGACTTCCCGCTCATGACGAACAAGGGCACCTTCGTCATCAACGGCACCGAGCGTGTCGTGGTGTCCCAGCTGGTCCGCTCGCCCGGCGTCTACTTCGACTCCTCCATCGACAAGACGTCCGACAAGGACATCTTCTCCGCCAAGATCATCCCGTCCCGGGGTGCCTGGCTGGAGATGGAGATCGACAAGCGCGACATGGTCGGTGTGCGCATCGACCGCAAGCGCAAGCAGTCCGTCACCGTCCTCCTGAAGGCGCTCGGCTGGACCACCGAGCAGATCCTCGAGGAGTTCGGCGAGTACGAGTCCATGCGCGCCACCCTGGAGAAGGACCACACCCAGGGCCAGGACGACGCGCTGCTCGACATCTACCGCAAGCTGCGTCCGGGCGAGCCCCCCACCCGTGAGGCCGCGCAGACGCTGCTCGAGAACCTCTACTTCAACCCCAAGCGCTACGACCTGGCCAAGGTCGGCCGCTACAAGGTCAACAAGAAGCTCGGCGGCGACCAGCCGCTCGACGCCGGCGTGCTCACCACCGACGACATCATCGCCACGATCAAGTACCTGGTGAAGCTGCACGCCGGTGAGACCGAGACGGTCGGCGAGTCGGGCCGCTCGATCATCGTCGAGACCGACGACATCGACCACTTCGGCAACCGCCGCATCCGCAACGTCGGCGAGCTGATCCAGAACCAGGTCCGTACGGGTCTCGCCCGTATGGAGCGCGTCGTGCGCGAGCGCATGACCACCCAGGACGTCGAGGCGATCACGCCGCAGACCCTGATCAACATCCGGCCGGTCGTCGCCTCCATCAAGGAGTTCTTCGGCACCAGCCAGCTGTCTCAGTTCATGGACCAGAACAACCCGCTGTCGGGGCTGACGCACAAGCGTCGTCTGAACGCCCTCGGCCCGGGTGGTCTCTCCCGTGAGCGGGCCGGCTTCGAGGTCCGTGACGTGCACCCCTCGCACTACGGCCGCATGTGCCCGATCGAGACCCCTGAAGGCCCGAACATCGGTCTGATCGGTTCGCTCGCCTCCTACGGGCGGATCAACCCGTTCGGCTTCATCGAGACGCCGTACCGCAAGGTCGTGGACGGCCAGGTCACCGACGAGGTGGACTACCTGACCGCCGACGAGGAGGACCGCTTCGTCATCGCCCAGGCCAACGCGCCGCTGAGCGACGACATGCGCTTCGTCGAGAACCGCATCCTGGTCCGCCGCCGCGGCGGCGAGGTCGACTACGTCCCCGGCGACGAGGTCGACTACATGGACGTCTCGCCGCGCCAGATGGTGTCGGTCGCGACCGCCATGATCCCGTTCCTCGAGCACGACGACGCCAACCGTGCCCTCATGGGCGCGAACATGATGCGGCAGGCCGTGCCGCTGATCAAGTCCGAGGCCCCGCTCGTCGGCACCGGCATGGAGTACCGCTCCGCCGTCGACGCCGGTGACGTGGTCAAGGCGGAGAAGGCGGGTGTGGTCCAGGAGGTCTCCGCGGACTACATCACCACGACCAACGACGACGGCACGTACATCACGTACCGCCTGGCCAAGTTCTCCCGCTCCAACCAGGGCACCTCGGTCAACCAGAAGGTCATCGTCTCCGAGGGTGACCGGATCGTCGAGGGCCAGGTCCTCGCCGACGGCCCGGCCACCGAGAACGGCGAGATGGCGCTCGGCAAGAACCTGCTGGTCGCGTTCATGCCGTGGGAGGGTCACAACTACGAGGACGCGATCATCCTGTCGCAGCGCCTCGTGCAGGACGACGTCCTCTCCTCGATCCACATCGAGGAGCACGAGGTCGACGCCCGTGACACCAAGCTCGGCCCCGAGGAGATCACCCGGGACATCCCGAACGTCTCCGAGGAGGTCCTCGCCGACCTCGACGAGCGCGGCATCATCCGTATCGGTGCCGAGGTCGTCGCCGGTGACATCCTCGTCGGCAAGGTCACGCCCAAGGGTGAGACCGAGCTGACCCCGGAGGAGCGCCTGCTCCGCGCGATCTTCGGTGAGAAGGCCCGTGAGGTCCGTGACACCTCGCTGAAGGTGCCGCACGGCGAGATCGGCAAGGTCATCGGCGTCCGCGTCTTCGACCGCGAGGAGGGCGACGAGCTTCCCCCCGGTGTGAACCAGCTGGTGCGCGTCTACGTCGCGCAGAAGCGCAAGATCACCGACGGTGACAAGCTCGCCGGCCGTCACGGCAACAAGGGCGTCATCTCCAAGATCCTGCCCATCGAGGACATGCCGTTCCTCGAGGACGGGACCCCGGTCGACATCATCCTCAACCCGCTCGGCGTGCCGTCCCGAATGAACCCGGGACAGGTGCTGGAGATCCACCTCGGCTGGCTCGCCAGCCGCGGCTGGGACGTCTCCGGTCTCGCCGAGGAGTGGGCCGAGCGGCTCCAGGTCATCGGCGCCGACAAGGTCGAGCCCGGCACCAACGTCGCCACCCCGGTCTTCGACGGTGCGCGTGAGGACGAGCTCGCGGGTCTGCTGCAGCACACCATCCCGAACCGCGACGGAGAGCGCATGGTGCTCCCGACCGGTAAGGCGCGGCTGTACGACGGCCGCTCCGGTGAGCCGTTCCCCGAGCCGATCTCGGTCGGTTACATGTACATCCTGAAGCTCCACCACCTGGTCGACGACAAGCTGCACGCCCGGTCGACCGGTCCGTACTCCATGATCACCCAGCAGCCGCTGGGTGGTAAGGCTCAGTTCGGTGGCCAGCGGTTCGGCGAGATGGAGGTGTGGGCACTCGAGGCGTACGGGGCCGCCTACGCGCTCCAGGAGCTGCTGACCATCAAGTCCGACGACGTCACCGGCCGCGTGAAGGTCTACGAGGCCATCGTCAAGGGCGAGAACATCCCCGAGCCCGGCATCCCCGAGTCCTTCAAGGTCCTCATCAAGGAGATGCAGTCCCTGTGCCTGAACGTGGAGGTGCTGTCCTCGGACGGCATGTCCATCGAGATGCGCGACACCGACGAGGACGTCTTCCGCGCAGCGGAGGAGCTTGGCATCGACCTGTCCCGGCGCGAGCCGAGCAGCGTCGAAGAGGTCTGA
- the rplJ gene encoding 50S ribosomal protein L10, with amino-acid sequence MARPDKAAAVAELTDKFRSSNAAVLTEYRGLTVAQLKTLRRSLGENAQYAVVKNTLTKIAANEAGITLDDQLFAGPTAVAFVTGDPVESAKGLRDFAKENPNLVIKGGVLDGKALSADEIKKLADLESREVLLSKLAGAFKAKQSQAASVFQALPSKLVRTVDALRAKQDEQGGAE; translated from the coding sequence ATGGCGAGGCCCGACAAGGCTGCCGCGGTTGCCGAGCTGACGGACAAGTTCCGCAGCTCCAACGCCGCCGTGCTGACCGAGTACCGCGGTCTCACCGTGGCGCAGCTCAAGACGCTGCGTCGTTCGCTCGGTGAGAACGCCCAGTACGCCGTGGTGAAGAACACGCTGACCAAGATTGCGGCCAACGAGGCCGGGATCACGCTCGACGACCAGCTCTTCGCTGGCCCGACGGCGGTCGCCTTCGTCACCGGTGACCCGGTGGAGTCGGCGAAGGGTCTTCGTGACTTCGCCAAGGAAAACCCGAATCTCGTCATCAAGGGCGGTGTCCTTGACGGCAAGGCGCTGTCCGCCGACGAGATCAAGAAGCTTGCGGACCTCGAGTCCCGCGAGGTTCTGCTCTCCAAGCTGGCCGGTGCCTTCAAGGCGAAGCAGTCCCAGGCTGCCTCCGTCTTCCAGGCGCTGCCGTCGAAGCTCGTCCGCACCGTGGACGCGCTCCGTGCCAAGCAGGACGAGCAGGGCGGTGCCGAGTAA
- the rpsL gene encoding 30S ribosomal protein S12: protein MPTIQQLVRKGRQDKVEKNKTPALEGSPQRRGVCTRVFTTTPKKPNSALRKVARVRLTSGIEVTAYIPGEGHNLQEHSIVLVRGGRVKDLPGVRYKIIRGSLDTQGVKNRKQARSRYGAKKEK, encoded by the coding sequence GTGCCTACGATCCAGCAGCTGGTCCGGAAGGGCCGGCAGGACAAGGTCGAGAAGAACAAGACGCCCGCACTCGAGGGTTCCCCTCAGCGTCGCGGCGTCTGCACGCGTGTGTTCACGACCACCCCGAAGAAGCCGAACTCGGCCCTGCGTAAGGTCGCGCGTGTGCGTCTGACCAGCGGGATCGAGGTCACCGCCTACATTCCGGGTGAGGGACACAACCTGCAGGAGCACTCCATCGTGCTCGTGCGCGGCGGCCGTGTGAAGGACCTGCCGGGTGTTCGCTACAAGATCATCCGCGGCTCGCTCGACACCCAGGGTGTCAAGAACCGCAAGCAGGCTCGCAGCCGTTACGGCGCCAAGAAGGAGAAGTAA
- the rplA gene encoding 50S ribosomal protein L1, with protein MSKRSKSLRAADAKIDREKLYAPLEAVRLAKETSTTKFDGTVEVAFRLGVDPRKADQMVRGTVNLPHGTGKTARVLVFATGDRAEAARAAGADIVGADELIDEVSKGRLDFDAVVATPDLMGKVGRLGRVLGPRGLMPNPKTGTVTPDVTKAVNDIKGGKIEFRVDKHANLHFIIGKTSFDDTKLVENYGAALEEILRLKPSAAKGRYIKKAALTTTMGPGIPLDPNRTRNLLVEEDPAAV; from the coding sequence GTGAGCAAGCGCAGCAAGTCTCTCCGCGCTGCGGACGCCAAGATCGACCGGGAGAAGCTGTACGCCCCGCTCGAGGCCGTCCGTCTCGCCAAGGAGACGTCCACGACCAAGTTCGACGGCACCGTCGAGGTCGCCTTCCGTCTGGGTGTCGACCCGCGCAAGGCCGACCAGATGGTCCGTGGCACCGTGAACCTCCCGCACGGCACCGGTAAGACCGCCCGGGTCCTGGTCTTCGCGACCGGTGACCGTGCCGAGGCCGCACGCGCCGCGGGCGCCGACATCGTCGGCGCCGACGAGCTGATCGACGAGGTGTCGAAGGGCCGTCTGGACTTCGACGCCGTCGTCGCCACCCCGGACCTCATGGGCAAGGTCGGCCGCCTCGGCCGCGTGCTCGGTCCCCGTGGTCTGATGCCGAACCCGAAGACCGGCACCGTGACCCCGGACGTCACCAAGGCCGTCAACGACATCAAGGGCGGCAAGATCGAGTTCCGTGTCGACAAGCACGCGAACCTGCACTTCATCATCGGCAAGACGTCGTTCGACGACACCAAGCTGGTGGAGAACTACGGCGCGGCCCTGGAGGAGATCCTCCGTCTGAAGCCGTCCGCCGCCAAGGGTCGCTACATCAAGAAGGCCGCGCTCACCACCACGATGGGCCCCGGCATTCCGCTCGACCCGAACCGCACCCGCAACCTCCTCGTCGAGGAGGACCCGGCCGCCGTCTGA
- a CDS encoding DUF1707 and DUF4190 domain-containing protein — MSYPTPWQGNPLQGPGAPSMLASHADRERAVDVLRAGYGEGRLDHPEFEKRVARAYSARTVAELSLLVADLPQGPMPQPLTTVQGPVPPTFLPRPQPRTNGKALASMVCGVLCVATGGLTGLPAVILGHMAQSEIRRTGESGDGLALTGLVLGWLSLAGWLIFLGLFGLLAVVATSG, encoded by the coding sequence GTGTCGTATCCGACTCCGTGGCAGGGCAACCCCCTGCAGGGACCCGGTGCCCCGTCGATGCTGGCCTCCCACGCCGACCGGGAGCGGGCGGTGGACGTCCTGCGCGCCGGGTACGGCGAGGGCCGGCTGGACCACCCGGAGTTCGAGAAGCGGGTGGCGCGCGCCTACTCGGCCCGCACGGTGGCCGAGCTGTCGCTGCTGGTGGCCGATCTGCCGCAGGGCCCGATGCCCCAGCCGCTGACGACCGTCCAGGGTCCGGTGCCCCCGACGTTCCTGCCCCGGCCGCAGCCCCGGACCAACGGCAAGGCACTCGCCTCCATGGTCTGTGGGGTGTTGTGCGTGGCCACCGGCGGCCTCACCGGGCTCCCGGCCGTGATCCTCGGGCACATGGCGCAGTCGGAGATACGCCGCACCGGCGAGAGCGGTGACGGCCTGGCGCTGACCGGGCTGGTGCTGGGCTGGCTCTCGCTGGCCGGCTGGCTGATCTTCCTGGGGCTGTTCGGACTGCTGGCCGTGGTGGCGACCTCGGGCTGA
- a CDS encoding DNA-directed RNA polymerase subunit beta' yields MLDVNFFDELRIGLATADDIRQWSHGEVKKPETINYRTLKPEKDGLFCEKIFGPTRDWECYCGKYKRVRFKGIICERCGVEVTRAKVRRERMGHIELAAPVTHIWYFKGVPSRLGYLLDLAPKDLEKVIYFAAYMITYVDEERRTRDLPSLEAHVSVERQQIENRRDADLEARAKKLETDLAELEAEGAKADVRRKVREGAEREMKQLRDRAQREIDRLDEVWNRFKNLKVQDLEGDELLYRELRDRFGTYFDGSMGAAALQKRLESFDLDEEAEKLREIIRTGKGQKKTRALKRLKVVSAFLQTSNSPKGMVLDCVPVIPPDLRPMVQLDGGRFATSDLNDLYRRVINRNNRLKRLLDLGAPEIIVNNEKRMLQEAVDALFDNGRRGRPVTGPGNRPLKSLSDMLKGKQGRFRQNLLGKRVDYSARSVIVVGPQLKLHQCGLPKAMALELFKPFVMKRLVDLNHAQNIKSAKRMVERGRTVVYDVLEEVIAEHPVLLNRAPTLHRLGIQAFEPQLVEGKAIQIHPLVCTAFNADFDGDQMAVHLPLSAEAQAEARILMLSSNNILKPADGRPVTMPTQDMVLGLFFLTTDGEMRDLKGEGRSFASVAEAIMAFDAGELSLQSKIDIRFPVGTIPPRGWTPPVGEDGEPEGGSEWQQGDPFRLNTTLGRALFNELLPEDYPFVDYEVGKKQLSEIVNDLAERYPKVIVAATLDNLKASGFYWATRSGVTVAISDVVVPEAKKEIVKGYEAQDEKVQKQYERGLITKDERTQELIAIWTKATNEVAEAMNDNFPKTNPIFMMVNSGARGNMMQMRQIAGMRGLVSNAKNETIPRPIKASFREGLSVLEYFISTHGARKGLADTALRTADSGYLTRRLVDVSQDVIIREEDCGTDRGLRLKIAGRDADGVLRKAEDVETSVYARCLAEDIVVDGQVLAPAGTDLGDVLIEELVSRGVEEVKTRSVLTCESAVGTCAMCYGRSLATGKLVDIGEAVGIIAAQSIGEPGTQLTMRTFHTGGVAGDDITQGLPRVVELFEARTPKGVAPISEASGRVRIEETEKTKKLVVTPDDGSDETAYPISKRAKVLVSEGEHVEVGQQLTVGATNPHDVLRILGQRAVQVHLVGEVQKVYNSQGVSIHDKHIEIIIRQMLRRVTIIESGDAELLPGELVERSKFEQENRRVVQEGGHPASGRPQLMGITKASLATESWLSAASFQETTRVLTDAAINAKSDSLIGLKENVIIGKLIPAGTGLSRYRNIRVEPTEEAKAAMYSAVGYDDIDYSPFGTGSGQAVPLEDYDYGPYNQ; encoded by the coding sequence GTGCTCGACGTCAACTTCTTCGACGAGCTCCGGATCGGTCTGGCCACCGCTGACGACATCCGTCAGTGGAGCCACGGCGAGGTCAAGAAGCCCGAGACCATCAACTACCGCACCCTCAAGCCCGAAAAGGACGGACTCTTCTGCGAGAAGATCTTCGGTCCGACCCGGGACTGGGAGTGCTACTGCGGCAAGTACAAGCGCGTCCGCTTCAAGGGCATCATCTGTGAGCGCTGTGGCGTCGAGGTCACCCGCGCCAAGGTACGCCGTGAGCGGATGGGCCACATCGAGCTGGCCGCGCCCGTCACGCACATCTGGTACTTCAAGGGTGTCCCGAGCCGTCTGGGCTACCTGCTCGACCTGGCTCCCAAGGACCTCGAGAAGGTCATCTACTTCGCCGCGTACATGATCACGTACGTGGACGAGGAGCGTCGTACCCGCGACCTGCCCTCGCTGGAGGCCCACGTCTCCGTCGAGCGCCAGCAGATCGAGAACCGCCGGGACGCCGACCTGGAGGCCCGCGCCAAGAAGCTCGAGACCGATCTGGCCGAGCTGGAGGCCGAGGGCGCCAAGGCCGACGTGCGCCGCAAGGTGCGCGAGGGTGCCGAGCGCGAGATGAAGCAGCTGCGTGACCGTGCGCAGCGCGAGATCGACCGCCTCGACGAGGTGTGGAACCGGTTCAAGAACCTCAAGGTCCAGGACCTCGAGGGCGACGAGCTGCTCTACCGCGAGCTGCGCGACCGCTTCGGCACGTACTTCGACGGCTCGATGGGTGCCGCGGCGCTGCAGAAGCGCCTGGAGTCCTTCGACCTCGACGAGGAGGCCGAGAAGCTCCGCGAGATCATCCGCACCGGCAAGGGCCAGAAGAAGACCCGCGCCCTGAAGCGGCTGAAGGTCGTCTCCGCGTTCCTGCAGACCTCCAACAGCCCCAAGGGCATGGTCCTGGACTGCGTCCCGGTCATCCCGCCGGACCTGCGTCCGATGGTGCAGCTGGACGGTGGCCGCTTCGCGACCTCCGACCTGAACGACCTGTACCGCCGTGTCATCAACCGCAACAACCGCCTGAAGCGGCTTCTCGACCTCGGCGCGCCCGAGATCATCGTGAACAACGAGAAGCGCATGCTCCAGGAGGCCGTGGACGCGCTCTTCGACAACGGTCGTCGTGGCCGCCCGGTGACGGGCCCCGGCAACCGTCCGCTGAAGTCGCTGTCCGACATGCTCAAGGGCAAGCAGGGCCGCTTCCGTCAGAACCTGCTCGGCAAGCGTGTGGACTACTCCGCGCGTTCCGTGATCGTCGTCGGTCCGCAGCTGAAGCTGCACCAGTGCGGTCTGCCGAAGGCGATGGCGCTGGAGCTGTTCAAGCCGTTCGTGATGAAGCGCCTGGTCGACCTGAACCACGCGCAGAACATCAAGTCGGCCAAGCGCATGGTCGAGCGCGGCCGCACGGTCGTGTACGACGTGCTGGAAGAGGTCATCGCGGAGCACCCGGTTCTGCTGAACCGTGCGCCCACGCTGCACCGCCTCGGCATCCAGGCCTTCGAGCCGCAGCTGGTCGAGGGCAAGGCCATCCAGATCCACCCGCTCGTCTGCACCGCGTTCAACGCGGACTTCGACGGTGACCAGATGGCCGTGCACCTGCCGCTGTCCGCGGAGGCGCAGGCCGAGGCCCGCATCCTGATGCTGTCCTCGAACAACATCCTCAAGCCGGCCGACGGCCGCCCGGTGACGATGCCGACCCAGGACATGGTCCTCGGTCTGTTCTTCCTCACCACCGACGGCGAGATGCGCGACCTCAAGGGCGAGGGCCGTTCCTTCGCCTCGGTCGCGGAGGCGATCATGGCCTTCGACGCGGGCGAGCTGTCGCTCCAGTCGAAGATCGACATCCGCTTCCCGGTCGGCACTATCCCGCCGCGCGGCTGGACCCCGCCGGTGGGCGAGGACGGCGAGCCCGAGGGCGGCTCCGAGTGGCAGCAGGGCGACCCGTTCCGCCTGAACACCACCCTGGGCCGCGCGCTCTTCAACGAGCTGCTGCCCGAGGACTACCCGTTCGTCGACTACGAGGTCGGCAAGAAGCAGCTCTCCGAGATCGTCAACGACCTCGCCGAGCGCTACCCGAAGGTCATCGTGGCGGCGACGCTCGACAACCTGAAGGCGTCCGGCTTCTACTGGGCCACCCGTTCCGGTGTCACCGTGGCCATCTCCGACGTCGTCGTTCCCGAGGCGAAGAAGGAGATCGTCAAGGGCTACGAGGCGCAGGACGAGAAGGTCCAGAAGCAGTACGAGCGCGGTCTGATCACCAAGGACGAGCGCACGCAGGAGCTCATCGCGATCTGGACCAAGGCGACCAACGAGGTCGCCGAGGCGATGAACGACAACTTCCCGAAGACCAACCCGATCTTCATGATGGTGAACTCGGGTGCACGAGGCAACATGATGCAGATGCGTCAGATCGCCGGTATGCGTGGTCTGGTGTCGAACGCGAAGAACGAGACGATCCCGCGTCCGATCAAGGCGTCGTTCCGTGAGGGCCTGTCCGTGCTGGAGTACTTCATCTCCACGCACGGTGCCCGTAAGGGTCTGGCGGACACCGCTCTGCGTACCGCCGACTCGGGTTACCTCACCCGTCGTCTGGTCGACGTCTCCCAGGACGTCATCATCCGCGAGGAGGACTGCGGCACCGACCGCGGTCTGCGCCTCAAGATCGCGGGCCGCGACGCGGACGGCGTGCTGCGCAAGGCCGAGGACGTCGAGACGTCCGTGTACGCGCGCTGCCTCGCCGAGGACATCGTGGTCGACGGTCAGGTGCTGGCCCCGGCCGGCACCGACCTGGGCGACGTCCTCATCGAGGAGCTCGTCTCCCGCGGCGTCGAGGAGGTCAAGACCCGTTCGGTCCTGACCTGCGAGTCCGCCGTCGGCACCTGCGCGATGTGCTACGGCCGTTCGCTGGCCACCGGCAAGCTGGTCGACATCGGTGAGGCGGTCGGCATCATCGCCGCCCAGTCCATCGGTGAGCCCGGCACCCAGCTGACGATGCGTACCTTCCACACCGGTGGTGTGGCCGGTGACGACATCACCCAGGGTCTGCCGCGTGTCGTCGAGCTCTTCGAGGCCCGTACCCCGAAGGGTGTCGCCCCGATCTCCGAGGCCTCCGGCCGCGTGCGGATCGAGGAGACGGAGAAGACGAAGAAGCTCGTCGTCACTCCGGACGACGGCAGCGACGAGACGGCGTACCCGATCTCGAAGCGCGCCAAGGTTCTGGTCTCCGAGGGCGAGCACGTCGAGGTGGGCCAGCAGCTCACCGTGGGTGCCACCAACCCGCACGACGTGCTGCGCATCCTGGGTCAGCGTGCCGTCCAGGTCCACCTGGTCGGCGAGGTCCAGAAGGTCTACAACTCGCAGGGTGTGTCGATCCACGACAAGCACATCGAGATCATCATCCGGCAGATGCTGCGCCGGGTGACGATCATCGAGTCGGGCGACGCGGAGCTGCTGCCCGGCGAGCTGGTCGAGCGCTCGAAGTTCGAGCAGGAGAACCGTCGTGTGGTCCAGGAGGGCGGTCACCCCGCCTCCGGCCGTCCGCAGCTGATGGGTATCACCAAGGCCTCGCTGGCGACGGAGTCCTGGCTGTCGGCCGCCTCCTTCCAGGAGACGACCCGAGTGCTGACGGACGCGGCGATCAACGCCAAGTCCGACAGCCTCATCGGCCTCAAGGAGAACGTCATCATCGGTAAGCTCATCCCGGCCGGTACGGGTCTGTCCCGCTACCGCAACATCCGGGTCGAGCCGACCGAGGAGGCCAAGGCCGCGATGTACTCGGCCGTCGGCTACGACGACATCGACTACTCGCCGTTCGGCACCGGCTCCGGCCAGGCCGTTCCGCTGGAGGACTACGACTACGGTCCGTACAACCAGTAA
- the rpsG gene encoding 30S ribosomal protein S7, protein MPRKGPAPKRPVIIDPVYGSPLVTSLINKVLLNGKRSTAERIVYGAMEGLREKTGNDPVITLKRALENIKPTLEVKSRRVGGATYQVPVEVKPGRANTLALRWLVGYSRARREKTMTERLLNELLDASNGLGAAVKKREDTHKMAESNKAFAHYRW, encoded by the coding sequence ATGCCTCGTAAGGGCCCCGCCCCGAAGCGCCCGGTCATCATCGACCCGGTCTACGGTTCTCCTCTGGTGACCTCCCTGATCAACAAGGTGCTGCTGAACGGCAAGCGCTCCACCGCCGAGCGCATCGTGTACGGCGCCATGGAGGGCCTGCGCGAGAAGACCGGCAACGACCCGGTCATCACGCTGAAGCGCGCTCTTGAGAACATCAAGCCGACCCTCGAGGTCAAGTCCCGCCGTGTCGGTGGTGCCACCTACCAGGTCCCGGTCGAGGTCAAGCCCGGCCGTGCCAACACGCTGGCGCTGCGCTGGCTGGTCGGTTACTCCCGCGCCCGTCGCGAGAAGACCATGACCGAGCGTCTGCTGAACGAGCTCCTCGACGCCAGCAACGGCCTGGGTGCCGCTGTGAAGAAGCGTGAGGACACGCACAAGATGGCCGAGTCCAACAAGGCCTTCGCGCACTACCGCTGGTAG
- the rplL gene encoding 50S ribosomal protein L7/L12 has protein sequence MAKLSQEDLLAQFEEMTLIELSEFVKAFEEKFDVTAAAAAPVVVAGGAGGGAAAEAPEEKDEFDVVLTGAGDKKIQVIKVVRELTSLGLKEAKDLVDGTPKPVLEKVNKEAADKAAESLKAAGASVEVK, from the coding sequence ATGGCGAAGCTCAGCCAGGAAGACCTGCTCGCGCAGTTCGAGGAGATGACCCTCATCGAGCTCTCCGAGTTCGTGAAGGCCTTCGAGGAGAAGTTCGACGTCACCGCCGCCGCTGCCGCGCCGGTCGTCGTTGCCGGTGGTGCCGGTGGTGGCGCCGCCGCCGAGGCCCCCGAGGAGAAGGACGAGTTCGACGTCGTCCTCACCGGTGCCGGCGACAAGAAGATCCAGGTCATCAAGGTCGTGCGTGAGCTGACCTCCCTGGGTCTGAAGGAGGCCAAGGACCTCGTGGACGGCACCCCGAAGCCGGTCCTGGAGAAGGTCAACAAGGAGGCCGCGGACAAGGCTGCCGAGTCCCTCAAGGCCGCCGGCGCCTCCGTCGAGGTCAAGTAA